From Amyelois transitella isolate CPQ chromosome 4, ilAmyTran1.1, whole genome shotgun sequence, one genomic window encodes:
- the LOC106136981 gene encoding UDP-glucose:glycoprotein glucosyltransferase isoform X1, translated as MQVTGCRIFFVCLACVFVTSATNNPTKRDERKSKSVTSFVSAKWEATPIVLELAEYLADENPDLFWSFVDGINSLTTSLESLENDKQIYDAIIGVASTLLAPAQLRMAKLALSMHMTSPTVHMFDQIATRDGAKDASCDVFVSIAKRKVCDNDVLRDILKEYDQYNPDINKQETYLLDHSYPSSDNRSLSAILYGELGFKEFATKHKILAAYADRGAINYVVRWNVKPRAKPKLRLSGYGVELQLKSTEYKSQDDSTPKESEGGEVPTPSEEEDENDPQNQIDGFNFARLKNIFPALRTPLERFRRHLSESSEELAPLKVWQMQALSMQAAVAVADAHDAGGDEALKVLTSIAQNFPMQTKSLIHINVPRSFREEVLYNQDVWASALGLRPAEPLLLVSGAQYDAEEVDVMALLAALREDIGPMNTLHALGLPKKLINTLMSLELGESYTWEEYGLDIRDSAITWLNDIEADERYRRWPSSYMELLRPTYPGMLRNLRRNIYNYVIVVDPTSFASGPPIQLGETLLRHATPVRVGLVLAPGTNALNAAVRSAFNYVAQEKNSNKEAFYFLSQLLNLKEETLTFDLVKSQLKKYASSSANIDEIVAEDSEYNFGHQLAEEFVSKIGVNKYPQVLINGVPLWEEGATSMTSVELLEEALVSALSRHTARFQRAVFRGELSDSDDAVDYLMKQPHVMPRLNRRILGSETAQHLDLNGVPSSSELFAEDKIHRLMHLSGRDALATALPVLRYFTKPGKPDKVTQTIWVAGDLNHKRSRELLRNAITFMRETGGVRVAFIPNVEGTGADQSMNKVVLAAVTTLEPSKATKYVAQLLEDEGCHERQDCDILPELVPALNKYEWVLKASRVLCARSFKLRASQRAVVHNARIVGPFDDDEQFTLDDFLLLERYSNQVYGDKISEVLDKKKTSKNEVVQDDDDDSEEEIGPMNVETRLKVVSVLSGRKPRSRTAIPPGLRTEHSVVTLPPTNANEAAVEIVAVLEPASIAAQRLAPLLLVLRKVINCRIKLFLNPQDKNSDMPLKSFYRYVLEPELTFTPSGAMSGGALARFSRLPHAPLLSMELRTPPNWLVECVKSVYDLDNIRLADVDTVVHSEFELEYLLLEGHAWDTTLGTPPRGLQLILGTRENPELMDTIVMANLGYFQLKANPGAWILRLRPGRSDEIYEIVSHENTDTPAGSEDIQVLMSSFRSHVIKLRVQKRPDKQHVELLAEGDDNSGGIWNSIASYFSSFGGGEEQEVQDETINVFSVASGHLYERFLRIMMLSVLKNTKSPVKFWFLKNYLSPSLKDILPYMAQEYGFEYELVQYQWPRWLQRQRDRQRTIWGYKILFLDVLFPLHVKKIIFVDADQIVRADLKELVELDLGGAPYGYTPFCDSRKEMEGFRFWKQGYWRNHLQGRSYHISALYVVDLKRFRRIAAGDRLRGQYQALSQDPNSLSNLDQDLPNNMIHQVAIKSLPQEWLWCETWCDENSKKYAKTIDLCNNPMTKEAKLSAAMRIVPEWKTYDEEIRALQARVRRGLYHTTDAEQEIDSAHHDDIPHESKIEKDHDQHTEL; from the exons ATGCAAGTCACCGGCTGTAGAATATTTTTCGTATGTTTGGCTTGCGTCTTTGTAACTTCAGCTACAAATAATCCGACCAAAAGGGATGAAAGGAAATCAAAGTCAGTAACCTCATTTGTAAGTGCTAAATGGGAGGCAACTCCTATTGTGCTGGAGTTAGCAGAATATCTTGCGGACGAAAATCCTGATTTATTCTGGTCATTTGTTGATGGAATAAACTCATTAACAACTAGCTTGGAAAGTCTGG aaaatgaTAAGCAAATATATGATGCTATCATCGGAGTGGCTAGCACGCTATTGGCTCCTGCACAATTGCGAATGGCAAAGCTTGCATTGTCTATGCATATGACATCACCTACAGTGCACATGTTTGATCAAATTGCAACAAGGGACGGAGCAAAGGATGCCTCCTGCGATGTATTTGTTTCTATAGCCAAAAGGAAAGTATGTGATAATGATGTCTTGAGAGATATCCTCAAAGAATATGATCAGTATAAtcca gaTATAAACAAGCAAGAGACATATCTTTTAGATCACTCTTATCCCAGCAGTGATAACAGAAGTCTATCAGCCATACTATATGGAGAACTCGGCTTTAAAGAATTTGCTACCAAACATAAGATATTGGCAGCTTATGCTGACAGAGGGGCTATCAACTATGTTGTACGATGGAATGTCAAG ccTAGAGCCAAGCCGAAGTTACGTTTGTCTGGTTACGGAGTAGAATTGCAGTTGAAGAGCACAGAGTACAAGAGCCAAGATGATTCAACTCCCAAAGAGTCTGAGGGTGGCGAGGTACCAACCCCATCTGAGGAAGAAGATGAAAATGATCCACAAAACCAAATAGATGGCTTTAATTTTGCTAGACTTAA GAACATATTCCCAGCCCTGCGTACTCCGCTGGAGCGGTTCCGGCGGCACCTGTCGGAGTCGAGCGAGGAGCTGGCGCCGCTGAAGGTGTGGCAGATGCAAGCGCTGAGCATGCAAGCCGCGGTGGCCGTGGCCGATGCACACGACGCTGGCGGGGACGAAGCTTTGAAAGTGCTTACGTCTATTGCTCAGAATTTTCCTATGCAG ACAAAGTCACTGATCCACATCAACGTACCACGGTCTTTCCGTGAAGAAGTCCTTTATAACCAGGACGTGTGGGCGTCAGCACTGGGACTCCGGCCCGCGGAGCCCCTGCTGCTGGTGTCGGGCGCGCAGTATGACGCCGAAGAAGTCGATGTAATGGCGCTGTTAGCCGCACTGCGAGAAGATATTGGACCAATGAATACTCTGCATGCGTTAG GTCTTCCGAAGAAACTGATCAACACTCTAATGTCGCTGGAACTTGGAGAGTCTTACACTTGGGAGGAGTATGGGCTGGACATCCGAGATTCTGCGATCACATGGCTCAACGATATCGAAGCTGATGAGAGGTACCGACGCTGGCCCTCGTCCTACATGGAGCTACTGCGGCCtacttaccctggcatgctgAGGAATTTGCGCAGGAACAtctataattat GTCATAGTAGTGGACCCCACATCGTTCGCATCAGGTCCCCCTATACAACTAGGGGAGACGTTGCTACGACACGCGACTCCAGTCCGAGTGGGCTTGGTGCTAGCACCAGGAACTAACGCTCTCAACGCCGCCGTGAGGTCCGCTTTCAACTACGTGGCGCAGGAGAAGAACTCTAATAAGGAAGCCTTCTATTTTTTGAGTCAG CTTCTAAACCTGAAAGAAGAGACTCTAACCTTCGACTTGGTGAAGAGTCAGttgaagaagtatgcaagttCGAGCGCCAACATCGATGAGATCGTGGCCGAGGACTCAGAGTACAACTTCGGCCATCAGCTGGCTGAGGAGTTTGTGTCCAAGATAGGGGTCAATAAGTATCCACAG GTGCTGATCAATGGCGTGCCGCTGTGGGAAGAAGGTGCCACGTCAATGACTTCAGTGGAACTGTTAGAGGAGGCGCTAGTGTCGGCTCTGTCTCGGCACACGGCGCGTTTCCAGCGCGCGGTGTTCAGAGGAGAACTGTCAGACTCTGACGACGCGGTGGACTATCTCATGAAGCAACCGCATGTCATGCCTAG GTTGAACCGTCGTATTTTGGGATCTGAGACAGCACAGCATTTGGACTTGAATGGTGTTCCTTCGTCAAGTGAACTGTTTGCTGAAGACAAAATACACAGACTCATGCATTTAAGTG GTCGCGACGCTCTGGCTACTGCGTTGCCAGTGTTGAGATACTTCACGAAGCCTGGCAAACCAGATAAGGTCACCCAGACCATCTGGGTCGCGGGAGATCTTAACCATAAACGCTCAAGGGAACTGCTGAGGAATGCCATCACTTTTATG CGAGAAACGGGCGGGGTCCGAGTGGCGTTCATACCGAACGTGGAAGGCACCGGAGCCGACCAATCAATGAACAAAGTGGTGCTGGCTGCGGTCACCACGCTGGAGCCCAGCAAGGCCACGAAGTACGTCGCCCAACTGCTGGAGGACGAGGGCTGCCACGAGAGACAGGACTGCGATATCCTG CCAGAACTTGTTCCCGCTTTGAACAAATACGAGTGGGTGCTAAAAGCGTCTCGCGTGCTATGCGCTCGCAGCTTCAAGTTGAGAGCGTCGCAACGCGCGGTTGTACACAACGCGAGGATTGTGGGGCCCTTCGACGATGATGAACAGTTCACGCTTGACGATTTTCTGCTACTAGAGAG GTACAGCAACCAAGTGTATGGAGACAAAATATCGGAGGTATTAGACAAAAAGAAGACCTCCAAAAATGAAGTTGTCCAAGACGACGACGATG attcGGAAGAGGAGATTGGCCCGATGAATGTGGAGACGCGGTTGAAGGTGGTCTCAGTGTTGAGCGGGCGCAAGCCTCGCTCGCGTACGGCTATTCCGCCGGGGTTGCGAACAGAACATTCTGTGGTCACGTTACCTCCGACCAACGCCAACGAAGCAGCCGTTGAG ATCGTAGCCGTATTAGAGCCGGCATCGATAGCCGCACAGCGCCTAGCGCCTTTATTGCTTGTGTTGAGGAAAGTCATCAACTGTCGCATCAAGCTCTTCCTCAACCCGCAGGATAAGAACTCAGACATGCCGCTAAAAAG tTTCTACCGTTATGTGTTGGAGCCCGAGCTGACGTTCACGCCGTCCGGGGCGATGAGCGGCGGAGCCCTAGCCCGGTTCTCACGTCTACCGCACGCCCCTCTACTTTCTATGGAACTTAGAACGCCTCCCAATTGGCTGGTAGAATGTGTCAAGTCCGTGTACGACTTAGACAATATCAGGCTTGCAGATGTCGACACCGTTGTGCATAg CGAATTCGAATTAGAGTACTTGCTTCTGGAAGGCCATGCGTGGGATACGACTCTGGGCACGCCTCCTAGAGGTCTCCAACTGATCCTGGGCACACGTGAGAATCCCGAGCTCATGGACACTATAGTGATGGCCAACCTGGGCTACTTCCAGCTGAAGGCCAACCCGGGCGCCTGGATACTGCGGCTGAGACCTGGACGATCAGATGAAATTTATGAGATTGTTAG TCACGAAAACACGGACACTCCGGCCGGCAGCGAGGACATCCAGGTGCTGATGAGCTCGTTCCGCAGCCACGTGATCAAGCTGCGCGTGCAGAAGAGGCCCGACAAGCAGCACGTGGAACTGCTGGCCGAGGGCGATGACAACTCGGGCGGGATTTGGAACTCTATCGCGAG TTATTTCAGTTCGTTTGGCGGCGGGGAGGAGCAGGAGGTCCAAGACGAAACCATCAACGTGTTCTCCGTGGCTTCCGGACACTTGTACGAAAGATTCCTGAGGATCATGATGCTGTCCGTGCTCAAGAACACCAAGTCGCCCGTCAAGTTTTGGTTCCTGAAGAATTACCTCAGCCCTTCACTCAAG GACATCCTCCCGTACATGGCCCAGGAGTACGGGTTCGAATACGAGCTGGTTCAGTACCAGTGGCCGCGGTGGCTGCAACGACAACGCGACCGCCAGCGCACCATCTGGGGGTACAAGATTCTGTTCCTCGATGTTCTCTTTCCGCTGCACGTCAAGAAGATCATATTCGTCGATGCTGATCAG ATTGTTCGAGCAGACTTGAAAGAGTTGGTCGAATTGGACTTGGGCGGAGCTCCTTACGGTTACACCCCGTTCTGTGATAgtagaaaagagatggagggatTCCG GTTTTGGAAACAAGGTTACTGGCGTAACCATTTGCAAGGGCGTAGCTACCACATCAGTGCTCTGTACGTGGTGGATCTCAAGCGGTTCCGACGGATCGCTGCAGGAGACAGGTTGAGGGGACAGTACCAAGCGCTCAGCCAGGACCCCAACAGTCTCTCTAACTTGG ACCAAGACTTACCGAATAACATGATCCACCAAGTGGCGATTAAGTCGCTGCCACAGGAGTGGCTCTGGTGCGAGACCTGGTGTGATGAGAATTCCAAGAAATACGCCAAGACTATTGATTTg TGCAACAACCCAATGACAAAAGAAGCCAAGTTATCAGCCGCCATGCGAATCGTGCCCGAATGGAAGACATACGACGAGGAGATCCGCGCGCTGCAGGCCAGGGTTCGGCGGGGACTGTATCACACCACTGATGCTGAACAG gaaATCGACAGTGCCCACCATGACGATATTCCACATGAAAGCAAAATAG AAAAAGATCATGATCAACACACGGAGTTATGA
- the LOC106136981 gene encoding UDP-glucose:glycoprotein glucosyltransferase isoform X2 has translation MQVTGCRIFFVCLACVFVTSATNNPTKRDERKSKSVTSFVSAKWEATPIVLELAEYLADENPDLFWSFVDGINSLTTSLESLENDKQIYDAIIGVASTLLAPAQLRMAKLALSMHMTSPTVHMFDQIATRDGAKDASCDVFVSIAKRKVCDNDVLRDILKEYDQYNPDINKQETYLLDHSYPSSDNRSLSAILYGELGFKEFATKHKILAAYADRGAINYVVRWNVKPRAKPKLRLSGYGVELQLKSTEYKSQDDSTPKESEGGEVPTPSEEEDENDPQNQIDGFNFARLKNIFPALRTPLERFRRHLSESSEELAPLKVWQMQALSMQAAVAVADAHDAGGDEALKVLTSIAQNFPMQTKSLIHINVPRSFREEVLYNQDVWASALGLRPAEPLLLVSGAQYDAEEVDVMALLAALREDIGPMNTLHALGLPKKLINTLMSLELGESYTWEEYGLDIRDSAITWLNDIEADERYRRWPSSYMELLRPTYPGMLRNLRRNIYNYVIVVDPTSFASGPPIQLGETLLRHATPVRVGLVLAPGTNALNAAVRSAFNYVAQEKNSNKEAFYFLSQLLNLKEETLTFDLVKSQLKKYASSSANIDEIVAEDSEYNFGHQLAEEFVSKIGVNKYPQVLINGVPLWEEGATSMTSVELLEEALVSALSRHTARFQRAVFRGELSDSDDAVDYLMKQPHVMPRLNRRILGSETAQHLDLNGVPSSSELFAEDKIHRLMHLSGRDALATALPVLRYFTKPGKPDKVTQTIWVAGDLNHKRSRELLRNAITFMRETGGVRVAFIPNVEGTGADQSMNKVVLAAVTTLEPSKATKYVAQLLEDEGCHERQDCDILPELVPALNKYEWVLKASRVLCARSFKLRASQRAVVHNARIVGPFDDDEQFTLDDFLLLERYSNQVYGDKISEVLDKKKTSKNEVVQDDDDDSEEEIGPMNVETRLKVVSVLSGRKPRSRTAIPPGLRTEHSVVTLPPTNANEAAVEIVAVLEPASIAAQRLAPLLLVLRKVINCRIKLFLNPQDKNSDMPLKSFYRYVLEPELTFTPSGAMSGGALARFSRLPHAPLLSMELRTPPNWLVECVKSVYDLDNIRLADVDTVVHSEFELEYLLLEGHAWDTTLGTPPRGLQLILGTRENPELMDTIVMANLGYFQLKANPGAWILRLRPGRSDEIYEIVSHENTDTPAGSEDIQVLMSSFRSHVIKLRVQKRPDKQHVELLAEGDDNSGGIWNSIASSFGGGEEQEVQDETINVFSVASGHLYERFLRIMMLSVLKNTKSPVKFWFLKNYLSPSLKDILPYMAQEYGFEYELVQYQWPRWLQRQRDRQRTIWGYKILFLDVLFPLHVKKIIFVDADQIVRADLKELVELDLGGAPYGYTPFCDSRKEMEGFRFWKQGYWRNHLQGRSYHISALYVVDLKRFRRIAAGDRLRGQYQALSQDPNSLSNLDQDLPNNMIHQVAIKSLPQEWLWCETWCDENSKKYAKTIDLCNNPMTKEAKLSAAMRIVPEWKTYDEEIRALQARVRRGLYHTTDAEQEIDSAHHDDIPHESKIEKDHDQHTEL, from the exons ATGCAAGTCACCGGCTGTAGAATATTTTTCGTATGTTTGGCTTGCGTCTTTGTAACTTCAGCTACAAATAATCCGACCAAAAGGGATGAAAGGAAATCAAAGTCAGTAACCTCATTTGTAAGTGCTAAATGGGAGGCAACTCCTATTGTGCTGGAGTTAGCAGAATATCTTGCGGACGAAAATCCTGATTTATTCTGGTCATTTGTTGATGGAATAAACTCATTAACAACTAGCTTGGAAAGTCTGG aaaatgaTAAGCAAATATATGATGCTATCATCGGAGTGGCTAGCACGCTATTGGCTCCTGCACAATTGCGAATGGCAAAGCTTGCATTGTCTATGCATATGACATCACCTACAGTGCACATGTTTGATCAAATTGCAACAAGGGACGGAGCAAAGGATGCCTCCTGCGATGTATTTGTTTCTATAGCCAAAAGGAAAGTATGTGATAATGATGTCTTGAGAGATATCCTCAAAGAATATGATCAGTATAAtcca gaTATAAACAAGCAAGAGACATATCTTTTAGATCACTCTTATCCCAGCAGTGATAACAGAAGTCTATCAGCCATACTATATGGAGAACTCGGCTTTAAAGAATTTGCTACCAAACATAAGATATTGGCAGCTTATGCTGACAGAGGGGCTATCAACTATGTTGTACGATGGAATGTCAAG ccTAGAGCCAAGCCGAAGTTACGTTTGTCTGGTTACGGAGTAGAATTGCAGTTGAAGAGCACAGAGTACAAGAGCCAAGATGATTCAACTCCCAAAGAGTCTGAGGGTGGCGAGGTACCAACCCCATCTGAGGAAGAAGATGAAAATGATCCACAAAACCAAATAGATGGCTTTAATTTTGCTAGACTTAA GAACATATTCCCAGCCCTGCGTACTCCGCTGGAGCGGTTCCGGCGGCACCTGTCGGAGTCGAGCGAGGAGCTGGCGCCGCTGAAGGTGTGGCAGATGCAAGCGCTGAGCATGCAAGCCGCGGTGGCCGTGGCCGATGCACACGACGCTGGCGGGGACGAAGCTTTGAAAGTGCTTACGTCTATTGCTCAGAATTTTCCTATGCAG ACAAAGTCACTGATCCACATCAACGTACCACGGTCTTTCCGTGAAGAAGTCCTTTATAACCAGGACGTGTGGGCGTCAGCACTGGGACTCCGGCCCGCGGAGCCCCTGCTGCTGGTGTCGGGCGCGCAGTATGACGCCGAAGAAGTCGATGTAATGGCGCTGTTAGCCGCACTGCGAGAAGATATTGGACCAATGAATACTCTGCATGCGTTAG GTCTTCCGAAGAAACTGATCAACACTCTAATGTCGCTGGAACTTGGAGAGTCTTACACTTGGGAGGAGTATGGGCTGGACATCCGAGATTCTGCGATCACATGGCTCAACGATATCGAAGCTGATGAGAGGTACCGACGCTGGCCCTCGTCCTACATGGAGCTACTGCGGCCtacttaccctggcatgctgAGGAATTTGCGCAGGAACAtctataattat GTCATAGTAGTGGACCCCACATCGTTCGCATCAGGTCCCCCTATACAACTAGGGGAGACGTTGCTACGACACGCGACTCCAGTCCGAGTGGGCTTGGTGCTAGCACCAGGAACTAACGCTCTCAACGCCGCCGTGAGGTCCGCTTTCAACTACGTGGCGCAGGAGAAGAACTCTAATAAGGAAGCCTTCTATTTTTTGAGTCAG CTTCTAAACCTGAAAGAAGAGACTCTAACCTTCGACTTGGTGAAGAGTCAGttgaagaagtatgcaagttCGAGCGCCAACATCGATGAGATCGTGGCCGAGGACTCAGAGTACAACTTCGGCCATCAGCTGGCTGAGGAGTTTGTGTCCAAGATAGGGGTCAATAAGTATCCACAG GTGCTGATCAATGGCGTGCCGCTGTGGGAAGAAGGTGCCACGTCAATGACTTCAGTGGAACTGTTAGAGGAGGCGCTAGTGTCGGCTCTGTCTCGGCACACGGCGCGTTTCCAGCGCGCGGTGTTCAGAGGAGAACTGTCAGACTCTGACGACGCGGTGGACTATCTCATGAAGCAACCGCATGTCATGCCTAG GTTGAACCGTCGTATTTTGGGATCTGAGACAGCACAGCATTTGGACTTGAATGGTGTTCCTTCGTCAAGTGAACTGTTTGCTGAAGACAAAATACACAGACTCATGCATTTAAGTG GTCGCGACGCTCTGGCTACTGCGTTGCCAGTGTTGAGATACTTCACGAAGCCTGGCAAACCAGATAAGGTCACCCAGACCATCTGGGTCGCGGGAGATCTTAACCATAAACGCTCAAGGGAACTGCTGAGGAATGCCATCACTTTTATG CGAGAAACGGGCGGGGTCCGAGTGGCGTTCATACCGAACGTGGAAGGCACCGGAGCCGACCAATCAATGAACAAAGTGGTGCTGGCTGCGGTCACCACGCTGGAGCCCAGCAAGGCCACGAAGTACGTCGCCCAACTGCTGGAGGACGAGGGCTGCCACGAGAGACAGGACTGCGATATCCTG CCAGAACTTGTTCCCGCTTTGAACAAATACGAGTGGGTGCTAAAAGCGTCTCGCGTGCTATGCGCTCGCAGCTTCAAGTTGAGAGCGTCGCAACGCGCGGTTGTACACAACGCGAGGATTGTGGGGCCCTTCGACGATGATGAACAGTTCACGCTTGACGATTTTCTGCTACTAGAGAG GTACAGCAACCAAGTGTATGGAGACAAAATATCGGAGGTATTAGACAAAAAGAAGACCTCCAAAAATGAAGTTGTCCAAGACGACGACGATG attcGGAAGAGGAGATTGGCCCGATGAATGTGGAGACGCGGTTGAAGGTGGTCTCAGTGTTGAGCGGGCGCAAGCCTCGCTCGCGTACGGCTATTCCGCCGGGGTTGCGAACAGAACATTCTGTGGTCACGTTACCTCCGACCAACGCCAACGAAGCAGCCGTTGAG ATCGTAGCCGTATTAGAGCCGGCATCGATAGCCGCACAGCGCCTAGCGCCTTTATTGCTTGTGTTGAGGAAAGTCATCAACTGTCGCATCAAGCTCTTCCTCAACCCGCAGGATAAGAACTCAGACATGCCGCTAAAAAG tTTCTACCGTTATGTGTTGGAGCCCGAGCTGACGTTCACGCCGTCCGGGGCGATGAGCGGCGGAGCCCTAGCCCGGTTCTCACGTCTACCGCACGCCCCTCTACTTTCTATGGAACTTAGAACGCCTCCCAATTGGCTGGTAGAATGTGTCAAGTCCGTGTACGACTTAGACAATATCAGGCTTGCAGATGTCGACACCGTTGTGCATAg CGAATTCGAATTAGAGTACTTGCTTCTGGAAGGCCATGCGTGGGATACGACTCTGGGCACGCCTCCTAGAGGTCTCCAACTGATCCTGGGCACACGTGAGAATCCCGAGCTCATGGACACTATAGTGATGGCCAACCTGGGCTACTTCCAGCTGAAGGCCAACCCGGGCGCCTGGATACTGCGGCTGAGACCTGGACGATCAGATGAAATTTATGAGATTGTTAG TCACGAAAACACGGACACTCCGGCCGGCAGCGAGGACATCCAGGTGCTGATGAGCTCGTTCCGCAGCCACGTGATCAAGCTGCGCGTGCAGAAGAGGCCCGACAAGCAGCACGTGGAACTGCTGGCCGAGGGCGATGACAACTCGGGCGGGATTTGGAACTCTATCGCGAG TTCGTTTGGCGGCGGGGAGGAGCAGGAGGTCCAAGACGAAACCATCAACGTGTTCTCCGTGGCTTCCGGACACTTGTACGAAAGATTCCTGAGGATCATGATGCTGTCCGTGCTCAAGAACACCAAGTCGCCCGTCAAGTTTTGGTTCCTGAAGAATTACCTCAGCCCTTCACTCAAG GACATCCTCCCGTACATGGCCCAGGAGTACGGGTTCGAATACGAGCTGGTTCAGTACCAGTGGCCGCGGTGGCTGCAACGACAACGCGACCGCCAGCGCACCATCTGGGGGTACAAGATTCTGTTCCTCGATGTTCTCTTTCCGCTGCACGTCAAGAAGATCATATTCGTCGATGCTGATCAG ATTGTTCGAGCAGACTTGAAAGAGTTGGTCGAATTGGACTTGGGCGGAGCTCCTTACGGTTACACCCCGTTCTGTGATAgtagaaaagagatggagggatTCCG GTTTTGGAAACAAGGTTACTGGCGTAACCATTTGCAAGGGCGTAGCTACCACATCAGTGCTCTGTACGTGGTGGATCTCAAGCGGTTCCGACGGATCGCTGCAGGAGACAGGTTGAGGGGACAGTACCAAGCGCTCAGCCAGGACCCCAACAGTCTCTCTAACTTGG ACCAAGACTTACCGAATAACATGATCCACCAAGTGGCGATTAAGTCGCTGCCACAGGAGTGGCTCTGGTGCGAGACCTGGTGTGATGAGAATTCCAAGAAATACGCCAAGACTATTGATTTg TGCAACAACCCAATGACAAAAGAAGCCAAGTTATCAGCCGCCATGCGAATCGTGCCCGAATGGAAGACATACGACGAGGAGATCCGCGCGCTGCAGGCCAGGGTTCGGCGGGGACTGTATCACACCACTGATGCTGAACAG gaaATCGACAGTGCCCACCATGACGATATTCCACATGAAAGCAAAATAG AAAAAGATCATGATCAACACACGGAGTTATGA